One stretch of Gammaproteobacteria bacterium DNA includes these proteins:
- a CDS encoding Response regulator receiver protein, giving the protein MKKILIVDDQPIIRKMVRMVLKNYFALDEAENGDSALEQILVERPDGMVLDVMMPGNLNGFQLCERIKRDPALASIHVVLVTACAQVADQELGRAIGADAYFIKPFSPLALVRHLTEALNGGPQI; this is encoded by the coding sequence ATGAAAAAAATTCTGATTGTCGACGACCAGCCCATCATCCGTAAGATGGTGCGCATGGTTCTCAAAAATTATTTCGCTCTTGATGAGGCCGAAAATGGTGACAGCGCGCTGGAACAGATTCTGGTTGAGCGCCCCGATGGCATGGTGCTGGATGTCATGATGCCCGGCAACCTCAACGGTTTTCAGCTTTGCGAGCGCATCAAGCGCGACCCTGCGCTAGCGAGTATCCATGTTGTGCTGGTCACTGCCTGTGCGCAGGTGGCTGATCAGGAACTCGGTCGTGCGATTGGTGCCGATGCCTATTTTATCAAGCCCTTCAGCCCGCTCGCCTTGGTTCGTCATCTCACCGAGGCGTTGAACGGGGGGCCACAAATATGA
- a CDS encoding Histidine kinase A domain protein, whose product MNTNDAPLATFTAGWWHSPWGMATVGMDGNVHAVNPAFERCTGLAGQTVLAMSEATLSTWLNAHGCEHRRVDILNSEPRAIYYLHDNTEGKTNVRRLSYVAELLREPLASIYGFAELLLTQNYDEETRQDLTATLLGEIEAMSNIINEQLDVTRTI is encoded by the coding sequence ATGAACACGAACGACGCACCCCTGGCCACATTTACGGCCGGGTGGTGGCATAGCCCTTGGGGCATGGCAACCGTTGGCATGGATGGCAACGTCCACGCGGTCAATCCGGCCTTTGAGCGTTGTACTGGTCTGGCGGGCCAAACGGTGCTCGCAATGAGCGAGGCCACGCTGAGTACCTGGTTGAATGCGCACGGATGTGAACACCGACGGGTTGATATACTCAACAGCGAGCCACGCGCTATTTATTATCTCCATGATAATACGGAGGGAAAGACCAACGTGCGGCGCTTGTCGTATGTCGCCGAATTACTGCGCGAGCCGCTTGCCAGTATTTATGGGTTTGCCGAATTACTGCTGACACAGAATTATGACGAAGAAACCCGGCAAGATTTAACCGCCACCTTGCTCGGCGAAATCGAAGCAATGTCCAATATAATCAATGAGCAGCTCGATGTCACCCGTACCATCTAA